The sequence ACCactgttaataataatgatgccTCTAGTAGTAGTACCTCTGCCTCTAATAGCGCTGAATCCTTTGATTTAAGAATGAAATCAATGGAGGATCAAATCAACAACCTTTCCTTAGCCTTTACAAGATTCATGAAAGAACCTATGTTCTCTTCTAATACCAACTCACGTAGCCAACCTTCTCATGATAACTCTGACACCGAGAATGAACAAAGTGAAGATGAATCAAGTAACAATGTCGATGTTCCAACCGATTATCAATTATCCGATACCTTACTTGGTCAGTACAAACATATGGTAAACAATAAAGGTTTACTCGTCGAAGAAGAATGTATCCTCAAGAAAGATGAGATATCCGAATTGAATAAAGTATTCAACTTTCCATCTAACTTCCAAGTGAATGTCGCTCCATTCGGTACACCTGAAGGTATTACTGTATCATCCAACGTCAAGAACAATGATACTGATTGTTGATTGTCGAAAAGCGAATCAACGATAGCTTGAAACCTTTGCTTCTCATGTCAAGTATGTTATCATCTGATAGCTCTAATGTCGATGTAGAACTTATTAGTTACTTAACTCAGAGTGCAATCGTCTTAGCCGTTAACGCTCAAGCATCGCTTAGTCGTGTCCGTCGTAACAACATCGCTAAAGAAATCTATGGTTCTGAAGTACTCTTACCAATTAAGATCAAGGATACACCAAAGATGTTTGATGAAACTGAAACTGAACGTGTAAGAAAGCTAGCCAAGTCAATCAGAAAGAACAACGAAGCTAAACAATCattgttaaaattgaattatcattcCAAGTCCAATGTCAAGAAATCAGTTAACTCAAGTGGTAATAACACTACAGGAAacagtagtaatagtaaatcCAGTAGTGGGAGTAATGGCCGATCTAACAACTTCAATGGATCACCAAGTAATGTTGCATCAGGTAGCAACAATACCAAGTCTGCCAACGGTACCAACAACCGTTTTCAGAAGAACAAGAAGTAAACTTACCAGTAGGTGGACGTCTGTTCCACCACAAACAAGTTTGGAAAGAATTGGGTCTTCCAAACTTTTGTCAAGAGGTCGTAAATGGATTAAAAGTCCATCTACTTCCAAACTTCAAGCCGATGCCAAACCCAATTCCGATTTCAATTCCAGAGGGTCCAAAATCAGATTGCATCACAAAGGAAGTACAAGACTTGTTATTAGACGATGCCATCGAACAAGTACTTCCAAACCGTTATTCAAAGCGCGTTTTTTACTCCAACGTGTTTACGGTTCCAAAACCTGGAACGAATCTACATCGTCCAGTTCTCGATTTAAAAAGGTTAAACACTTACATCAACAACCAATCATTCAAGATGGAAGGAATCAAGAATCTACCATCAATGGTCAAACAAGGTTATTACATGGTAAAACTCGATATCAAGAAAGCTTACCTCCACGTTTTAGTAGATCCGCAATACAGAGACTTATTTCGCTTCGTGTGGAAAGGTTCGCACTACCGTTGGAAAACAATGCCGTTCGGGTTATCGACAGCTCCTCGTATCTTTACAATGTTGTTAAGACCTGTACTTCGAATGTTGAGAGATATCAACGTATCCGTCATCGCATACTTGGACGATCTATTAATCGTCGGTTCAACAAAAGAAGAATGTTTATCCAACCTCAAAAAGACAATGGACTTACTTGTCAAACTAGGTTTCAAGTTAAATCTAGAAAAGAGTGTTCTCGAACCAACTCAATCAATTACATTTCTCGGATTACAAATCGATTCGGTATCAATGAAGCTTCTTGTTCCCaaagaaaagaagaaaagtGTCATCAAGGAAATAagaaactttttaaaactagATTGTTGCTCCCCAAGAAAGCTTGCTGGTTTAAAAGGAAAGCTAATCGCACTGAAAGATGCAGTCATCCCTTTCAGACTTTACACTCGTCGAACAAACAAGTTTCACTCTCAGTGTCTGACTCTAGCCAATGGAGATTGGGATCAATCATTCCCCATTCCTCAAGAGGTCAAGTCAGAGATTTCACATTGGTTAACAGTTCTAAACCAATGGAATGGAAAAGAAATCAGTCTGTTTCCAAGTTACGACTATGTTCTTACAACCGATGCCTCGGAATCAGGTGCAGGTGCCACACTCAAGAAAGGAAACAAGGTAATCAAAACTTGGTCATTCCAGTGGTCAACAACTCAATCAAACATGTCGTCAAATCGTCGAGAAATGCTCGCGCTGCTAATGGCCTATCAAGCGCTATGTCAGAAACTGAACAACTGCAAGCTGAAGATCCAAACCGACAATACTACCACTCTCTCATACATCAATCGCCAGGGTGGTCAGATACAAGATCTCTCAGTTCTGTTCGAACAACTTTGGAAACAATGCCTCAAGAAGAAAGTGAACTTGATTGGAGAGCATATTCCAGGATTCTTCAATGTAAAAGCCGACCACCTCAGTCGTCTTTCAGAGATGAATCACAAATCATCGACCAGAGTAATCAAGAGTTACATCTGGCAACTGAAGAAGGAAGTGTTCAATCGCATCCAACTTCAATTCGGTCAAATACAGATGGATCTGTTCGCATCTCACCTCAACCATCAAACGAACAACTACTCAACAATAAGAATGAATGCACTCAACCTCGATTGGAGTCAATGGAAGCAATGTCTGGCCTTTCCACCACCCATTCTTTTGCCTTCTATCCTGGAGAAGATGAACTCATCCAGTTCGAAGAAGGTTTCTATAATACTGATCTTCCCAATCTGGAGATCAGCAACTTGGTATCCGATGATTCAAGCACAAGTTCCTCGTCATCATCGTCACATGTTTCCTCAAGTACTGGGAACATTCCAAGAAGTATTGACCAAACAATCAGTAGAGTCGATACCAATCCAGATTCAACAACGTTGGAAGCTGGGGATTATTCAACTTTCCAATCTCATGTAATGTCCTTCGCTCgtacaacaaatacaaaaacAGCTGAGCTGTTAATGAAGTCATGGGAACCTTCAACTCTCAAAGTATATAGCTCCAGTTATACAAGATTCCGCAATTTCTGTACTTTGAACTCTTTGAATCCAGCAAACATTACCTTAGTTGTTTTCATGGATTATCTTACACATCTATTCAAACACAAACCTCCGTTAGCTTTCTCAACTATTAACGGTCATCGATCTATGTTGAATCAGTTGTTACTCCTTAGGAATCAAACTGATATTGTTAATGATCCATTCATTACAAGAATTATGACTGGTATTCACAAGTTGCGTCCTTCATCTGCAAAGTATAAAGAGATATGGGATGCAAATCAAGTATTCAAGCACTTATCTACTATCAAAGTCATCCCCAAGTACACATACACTGCGCTATTAAACAAGACACTTGTACTCTGTAAAATGTTTGGTTTAGCAAGATCATCAGACTTGGTGAAGTGGTCGTTCAAAGGTCTCATTATTACTCCTGACTCAATCAAAGGTCCCGTTATTAATGCTAAAGAACAAAGAAGTGGTATTGTTTCAATCTTAGAATTAACATCGTTAGATGATACTAACTCTCAAGTGTGCCCTGTTCGCCACCTTGCAACATACCTTAGAGCATCTAAAGGAAGAAGAAAGCCCCATTCGGGTGACTCTGTCTTTATTAAGAATGAAGGTGAACCGCTCCAagttaatgatattaattcaattgtaCTATCAACACTCTCAAAGTCAGGTATTGATATTGTCAAGTTCAAATCTCACTCTACCCGTTCCGCTATGGCTTCTCTGCTGTTGTCCAATAACGTTCCGTTCCACGTTGTCAAAAAGATGGGTCGTTGGAAATCAAACGATACTGTAGATACCTTCTACGATAAAAGAATCATTGGTGAAAAATCTGGTGGTTTCTTAAATACTGTCGTCCAAAtttcataatatatatatatatatgataatataaattaaaaatttaatttattaaattatattttatattaaatatatatatatatattagtcCCATCCCACCCGCCCTTAGTCGGAATTCcataaatcaaattgttttagtttttagtGCCACTATTTATacgtttttattttcttaaaaatttagcaaaactcaaaaaaataagagtTTTCGACCCTTCACAACTTTGTGCATAGTGTCGGTTCGgaatttttcagtttttcGACCTTGCGCAATGATCGCGTCATTGTGCCGGTTcgaaatttttacttttctttcgaaaattttttattcttcgaatgttctagaacattctaaaaaattatcttaaatatttgggaaattcaaataaataaatgttattcataatatatatatatatatttaatataaaatataatttaataaattaaatttttaattttattacttacaatgataaaataaaaataaaaaattattatacaaatacaaatataatacagataataatacagttataataataaaaaaatagtttattatataaagtaaattatatataaatttctaAGGAAAAAGGGGAATGAAaggaaaatattaaaaaaaaaaaaataatttctttataaataattttttttttttttactggttaaaaaaaaaaaaaaaataaatcaaaataaaaaacaaataaataattataaaattagcCATTAAAAATATCTGTCCTCTCCtattaattctatttttatttttttttgttgcttcggaattatttcaaaaaaaaaaaataaaaacaatcgGTTTCCAACcgaatcttttttttttgtggattttttttggatttttttttatttttttttatttttttttagatttttttggattttttttatcccttttttgttaaataatgttgtgaaattttaaaaatgaacaaAAAATTGCAGATGAAAAGGTTCATTGcgaataaaattattttgttttattaaatatttattgtaatttgTTTGATTGATTATGAACCATCACAACcgaaaattcttttttttaagtttaaaaaaaaaaattatgattaTATGGCAGGAAGCCAATCTCAAAAGTTCTggatttttttcaaaaaataataaataagacCTACATTACacaaaagtttttatttttaaaattttttttctcgaATAAAACAagttatacttttttttttttcttttactttttttttattttaataataaaaaaaattaagattagaaggtaaaaaaaaaaaaaaaaaaaaaaaaaaaaaaaaaaaaaaaaaaaaaaaaaaaaaaaaaatttaaattacacAAAATTTAACACATTACAAATTTCGGAAATGAgtggttattatttttttcgtTCAAAGCAAAATTTGCaatgactttttttttttttttttttttttttttttctggtTATTTTAAGAATACTTAATATTATagacaattttaattatttattattattatttttattattatttttattatttacttttgataaaattggataataataatttaaccattataaaaataaaaaaaataaaacaattgttaaaccatttattttatttttattttttttttttttttattattttttattttttattttttttttttatttttatttttatttttttttatttaataaaaatagttctATTTATAAAgtttaacaattaaaatcaaataaagttAAACAGTGTGgcatttttttataatttttacaatccataattatttttaaatttttatgataattttttttttttttttttttttttttttttttttttttaaaaaataaataaataataaataaaaataaataaattaatttttatggttttttagaaaattttaCCCAAAAAGTTTActtttatattctttttttcactctttaattttttttttttttttttttttattattcttcaagtagagattttaattttttaaattattattttatttgcaaATCTTAACTTATGTGAAACAGAATTGAAAGGTTGAAAATGGTAACATCCCAATAgattataatttatcatagagaataaaattaattaataaacatattatttaatattttgaattttaaattcaaaaacgATAAACCGGGATTccaataaaaatgaatgagaatattggattttttgaaaataaaaaatctataatttttttttaaaatgtcaAAAAGTTTactaaatattatttaaatataaaaaaagggaaataaaaagaaaataaataaataaataattaaaatttattaaatacaaaaaaaaatatattaaaataaaaaatgagtCTTGAACtatcattaaaagaattattctTAAATATTCCCAAGTGTTGGGAaacaaaaccaaataaaaccGAATATATGCAATTTTTATATCAAGAAGCAGTGGATATGGGAGTTTGGAGaaaagataatgaaattgatataTTAACACATCATCATGTTACTGATTTATCAAGATTCTTTTGGCCAAAAGCTGACTTTGAAGGATTAGTATTAGGTGCAGAATTAATGGTTTGGTTTTTTGcatttgatgaattattCGATGGTGGCTtcattgatgatgatgaggatgagCAATATACAATACACTGAACTTGAAACAAGTTTTGTTAAATCTTATAAATGTACTGCAggttttaattcaaatttaattccaATTGTTGATCACGTAAGAAGTTTATCATATGAAAGTATAAGTTGGTCAGTTCAAACCCCTCGTTATATTAGTCAAACCAATCCTTTTGTTGAGTTAAGAAGAAATACTAAATAGTTACtaatatttgtaaattaaaataaaatattaatataaatctaatattaatttttaaaaaactatcaATTTATGTTTTATCTAATTGAATTccatatatttattttattttattttattttttaaattattataaattattattattattatataaattatttttaaattattatatataataatttaaaaaaaaaatatataattaatttcttgaaattaatttaattgagaATGGTATTGGGTGTATGGAAATACCTGAAACTTctatatcttttaattgcATTCCATCAATGGacttaatttgaaaatttaaaataatatttgcaCAAAcactaaataaatttaattcagcAATTGATATACCTACACAATTTCTTGGACCAGTGGAAAAAGGTAAACAAACCCTATCAAGATcattgaaataattattattttgtattggttgtggttgttgttgctgttgctgttgctgttgcttttgattataataatttatccatCTATCTGGATTAAATACATTTGGTTCATCAACATATAGATGACTCATACCAAATGCATTTGAAAGTATTTGAGTACCTTTTTCTataaaaaaaccattaattTCACAATTTTGAGTTGCAATTCTTGGAACTGATAATGGAAGTGGTGTTCTTATTCTTAAAACTTCTTTAAtaacattaattaaatattgacaattatctctttcttttaaagatataaactttattttactttcattattattatcgccCAATAcagaaattaattcattataaCATTTCTCTTGAATGGCtggattattaattaaatataaacatACCCATTCAAGTGTTGCTGCAACTGTATCATCACCAGCAAAAACAAAACTCATACAACctttaataatactaattttcttttcttctaaAGTTGTATTTGGTGAATTTGTAAATTCATATTCAATGAAATAGTCCATTAAATCTCTAGgatttgatttatcaaattttaataaatgttgATCATAAATTTCTTCcataaatttgaaaacttTACTAgcactattatttaattttttatattcatttttaaaaaatggtcttaaaattttaataaaatcactAATATTACCAGTtcctaataataaaaatacttgTTGAATTGGTTCTGTTAATTTTGTAATTggatcattatcaatattattatcattaatattaatttgtttttcatcattatcttgTTTAAACATTATTCCTAAAACAATactaattgaaaatttaccaaaatattttttagatttaaactaataattatcaaaaaaaaaaaaaacaattagcactatattaatatattttaaaaactttagtTTAATAACTATAAATATTCTAATACTTACTGgttcatttatttttgaatgaGTTCtcattgaattaattaaaattttagtttGATTTTCAATAACTTCTTTATAgtttgatattatttttgtttttgtaattgatgatgaaactATTTTTCTAATTACCGGCCACTTTTCATTATaatcaataaatattaaatttacacCTCCACCAGTAAATGATTCAAAGCTTTTTAATCTTGGTCTATCtgaaaaatttgtaaattgtttaaccataatttctttatttattgatgGGTCTGTTACAATTACAGTTTTAATATCACCAAGCCATAATGAGAATATTCCTCCATTTTTTTCTACCAATTTTGTTAAATTTCTATGTGGATTAACTCCAAGTTTATAAAGATGTCCAATTATTGGCAAAGCATATGATAAAGTTGGTACATCATActttttaactttatttttctttatctattattaaaaataaaataaaatttttagtttattataaattttttaaaaaaaaataataaaaatattaaataatacaaaataattaaatataattatatttacaaaatcaaaaattaaaaaacaaactaaaaaataaaaaattaataataatatattcattagttatttttaaatgcataaataattaaaatgaatattattattttttttttttctattctttttatatgataaaattatttattttttttttttttttttacaaaaaattaaaatataataaaaaatcagtTGAAATACattcatcaaataaataatttataaataaaactagcattaataaattatttctaCCAATTCTGACACCCagaaaataatcttttttttttttttcttcaattaaacttgttcattaaaaatttttaaaaaataaatgggGGTTATTGTAAAAgtggtattaaaaaaaaaattattttttttttttttaaaaaaacaatctcttaatattattttcttgtCACCCAAGAgtgttgatttaaatttatggAAAACATGATtacaaaaaagaatttatattattctaaaaaatatcaagattaacagataaaaaaaaaaaaaaaaaaaaaaactgaccaaactaaaaatatgaaattaaaataaataatattaaaatttgaatatttaaatagaaaataataatgatttatttaaattattcttaaaaaatcaagtgaaaaaaatggatattaaaaatctatcattaaaagatataaaattCCCTAAAAGTTGGGAAACAAAACCAAGTAAAATTGAATACATGCAATTTGTTTATCAAGAAGCAATTGATATGAAAGTTTGGAGaaaagataatgaaattgatataTTAACACACCACCATGTTACTGATTTATCAAGATTCTTTTGGCCAAATGCTGACTTTGAAGGATTGGTATTAGGTGCAGAATTAATGGTTTGGTTCTTTGCATTCGATGATTTATTCGATGGTGGTtttattgatgataatgaaaatgaacaaTATAGACTAGTGAATAGAATGAATAAAGTATTCTTGGAAGGCACCATTGAGGATGACTCAACTGGTGCAGAGAGAATGGGGTATTATTTAAGAAATAAAGTTAGAGCAATATGTGGAGAGAAAAGACAATCAACATTCCACCGTTTCAATAGCTCCTGCGTTCAATGGGTAGATTCAATAATaccatttattaaattaaaaagaaatcaaaaatcaTTAGATTTCAATCTATACATTCATCATAGAAAATTCAATATTGGTGCAATACCTTGTTTTTTGGTATCTGAAATCATTCTTGACCCAATGTCAAATATTGAATGTTTTATTTGGTTAGATTCAAGATGGATTAAAATGTCTGAAATCATTTGTGAAATAATTGCACTTGTAAATGATTGTGTATCCTATGAGAAGGAAATCAAAGAGAATGGTGCACCTTTAAATTCTctaaaatttattcaaattgaaaagaatttaaatttacaagaatcatttgaatatatttcaaattatttaaatgaactAATTAACCAATACATTGAACTTGAAActagttttattaaatccTATAAACCTATAACATCCAATTACAATTCAAACTTTATTGCAATAGTTGAACACTTA comes from Dictyostelium discoideum AX4 chromosome 2 chromosome, whole genome shotgun sequence and encodes:
- a CDS encoding hypothetical protein (Slime mold (D.discoideum) transposon DIRS-1, complete, clone SB41), whose amino-acid sequence is MFIQPQKDNGLTCQTRFQVKSRKECSRTNSINYISRITNRFGINEASCSQRKEEKCHQGNKKLFKTRLLLPKKACWFKRKANRTERCSHPFQTLHSSNKQVSLSVSDSSQWRLGSIIPHSSRGQVRDFTLVNSSKPMEWKRNQSVSKLRLCSYNRCLGIRCRCHTQERKQGNQNLVIPVVNNSIKHVVKSSRNARAANGLSSAMSETEQLQAEDPNRQYYHSLIHQSPGWSDTRSLSSVRTTLETMPQEESELDWRAYSRILQCKSRPPQSSFRDESQIIDQSNQELHLATEEGSVQSHPTSIRSNTDGSVRISPQPSNEQLLNNKNECTQPRLESMEAMSGLSTTHSFAFYPGEDELIQFEEGFYNTDLPNLEISNLVSDDSSTSSSSSSSHVSSSTGNIPRSIDQTISRVDTNPDSTTLEAGDYSTFQSHVMSFARTTNTKTAELLMKSWEPSTLKVYSSSYTRFRNFCTLNSLNPANITLVVFMDYLTHLFKHKPPLAFSTINGHRSMLNQLLLLRNQTDIVNDPFITRIMTGIHKLRPSSAKYKEIWDANQVFKHLSTIKVIPKYTYTALLNKTLVLCKMFGLARSSDLVKWSFKGLIITPDSIKGPVINAKEQRSGIVSILELTSLDDTNSQVCPVRHLATYLRASKGRRKPHSGDSVFIKNEGEPLQVNDINSIVLSTLSKSGIDIVKFKSHSTRSAMASLLLSNNVPFHVVKKMGRWKSNDTVDTFYDKRIIGEKSGGFLNTVVQIS
- the CYP519C1 gene encoding cytochrome P450 family protein — encoded protein: MNILLLIFYFLVCFLIFDFIKKNKVKKYDVPTLSYALPIIGHLYKLGVNPHRNLTKLVEKNGGIFSLWLGDIKTVIVTDPSINKEIMVKQFTNFSDRPRLKSFESFTGGGVNLIFIDYNEKWPVIRKIVSSSITKTKIISNYKEVIENQTKILINSMRTHSKINEPFKSKKYFGKFSISIVLGIMFKQDNDEKQININDNNIDNDPITKLTEPIQQVFLLLGTGNISDFIKILRPFFKNEYKKLNNSASKVFKFMEEIYDQHLLKFDKSNPRDLMDYFIEYEFTNSPNTTLEEKKISIIKGCMSFVFAGDDTVAATLEWVCLYLINNPAIQEKCYNELISVLGDNNNESKIKFISLKERDNCQYLINVIKEVLRIRTPLPLSVPRIATQNCEINGFFIEKGTQILSNAFGMSHLYVDEPNVFNPDRWINYYNQKQQQQQQQQQPQPIQNNNYFNDLDRVCLPFSTGPRNCVGISIAELNLFSVCANIILNFQIKSIDGMQLKDIEVSGISIHPIPFSIKLISRN